Proteins found in one Nocardia brasiliensis ATCC 700358 genomic segment:
- a CDS encoding DNA cytosine methyltransferase: MTRSGSKGATKASKEPEFTSIEICAGAGGQAVGLHQAGFRHLALVEIDQYAAKTLELNIEDHRLWTWERKHCDILEADVKEFDPFDTTLMKKSSGLLRQRGLDLLAGGVPCPPFSHAGKQLGKHDERDLFPRMLELVEILQPRAVMIENVRGLMDPKFSDYRKLIQDELEQLDYVVCKWGVLEAADFGVPQLRPRAILVAFRREVLGDLEYVWPTATHEDPVSVLESLESSMLERFEAYFDSEHSKRAHAAYAQWRKKAGDRDAELKGKGGGIAPTLVGGSKKHGGADLGPSRAKTAWKQLGISGMGVANDIKTCAEKRSEDRDLFGPDGPMLTVKQAAIIQGFPDEWEFSGGKTAQYRQVGNAFPPPVAKAVGKSILEVLKAAKKRDQQSTKRGTKKTPTPVSPTQEQFDLLGTDDAATLG; the protein is encoded by the coding sequence ATGACTCGAAGTGGATCGAAGGGCGCGACCAAGGCGTCGAAAGAGCCCGAGTTCACCTCGATCGAGATCTGCGCCGGCGCCGGCGGGCAGGCGGTCGGCCTGCATCAGGCAGGCTTCCGCCATCTCGCACTCGTCGAGATCGATCAGTATGCGGCCAAAACTCTGGAACTCAACATCGAAGACCACCGGTTGTGGACGTGGGAGCGGAAGCACTGCGACATCCTCGAAGCCGATGTCAAGGAGTTCGACCCCTTCGACACCACTCTCATGAAAAAGAGCTCCGGGCTACTGCGTCAGCGGGGGCTGGATCTGCTGGCCGGCGGCGTGCCGTGCCCGCCGTTCTCTCATGCGGGAAAACAACTCGGTAAACACGACGAGCGCGACCTCTTCCCTCGGATGCTGGAGCTAGTTGAGATCCTGCAACCACGGGCTGTGATGATCGAGAACGTCCGCGGACTCATGGATCCAAAATTTTCGGACTACCGCAAGTTGATTCAGGACGAGTTGGAACAACTCGACTACGTCGTCTGCAAATGGGGAGTCCTGGAAGCTGCCGACTTCGGTGTACCACAGCTCCGCCCTCGTGCAATCCTCGTCGCGTTTCGCCGTGAGGTGCTCGGAGACCTCGAATACGTATGGCCCACTGCCACACATGAAGACCCGGTCAGTGTCCTGGAGAGCCTCGAGTCCTCCATGCTGGAACGGTTCGAAGCATACTTCGACAGTGAGCACTCGAAGCGAGCTCACGCCGCCTACGCACAGTGGCGCAAGAAGGCGGGCGATCGCGACGCTGAGCTCAAGGGTAAGGGAGGGGGCATCGCGCCCACCCTGGTCGGCGGATCCAAGAAGCACGGCGGCGCAGATCTCGGGCCAAGCCGCGCAAAAACCGCCTGGAAGCAACTGGGCATCTCAGGCATGGGCGTCGCCAACGACATCAAGACCTGCGCGGAGAAGCGGAGCGAGGACCGAGACCTTTTCGGTCCGGACGGTCCCATGCTCACCGTAAAACAGGCCGCTATCATTCAAGGCTTTCCGGATGAGTGGGAATTCTCAGGCGGAAAGACAGCGCAGTACCGCCAAGTGGGAAATGCGTTCCCGCCGCCCGTAGCAAAAGCCGTAGGCAAGTCGATCCTCGAAGTACTGAAAGCAGCCAAGAAGCGCGACCAGCAAAGTACTAAACGCGGCACGAAGAAGACACCTACGCCCGTCAGCCCTACCCAGGAGCAGTTCGACCTGTTGGGTACCGACGATGCGGCAACGCTGGGCTGA
- a CDS encoding vWA domain-containing protein — MTSSARRADTAPQPPETMTDRLVEFVGLLRDHGITAGPSETLDAAAAMVALGLSDRNRLRSGMAACLLRRNGQRAVFDQLFDLYFLTTEQPQASMPATPESIASLRDRLVAALADDDPQATAELARQALTELGTYGGAGSGQSSTPVTTASGAGWSSYLTMKSLRPEELVDRVAAEMGGSSPLDSTVHTIEANRRLNRFRTAVQSEARLRSAQLRGTEYIARRGVDTSSDQIDFLGAREQDLAEMRRLVNPLARKLATRLAARRRKSVRGHIDMRRTLRRSMATGGVPIDPVLRARKHGRPDLVVLADLSGSVTGFSEFTLQLVQALQDQFTKVRSFGFIDTCDEITPHFTPGDPPTTGLAARIIREANVTRYGSSNYGEALQGFVDQYLEALGPRTSLLILGDARTNRTNPNLEALQVMCDRAKHAYWLNPEPSRSWSTGDSAAEVYAEHVTMHECRNVKQLAEVIGRLLPA; from the coding sequence ATGACCTCTTCCGCGCGGCGAGCCGACACCGCACCGCAACCGCCCGAGACGATGACGGACCGTTTGGTCGAGTTCGTGGGGTTGTTGCGGGATCACGGCATCACGGCCGGTCCCAGCGAAACCCTCGACGCCGCAGCGGCAATGGTCGCGCTCGGTTTGTCCGACCGCAACCGGCTGCGTTCCGGGATGGCGGCGTGCCTGCTGCGCCGCAACGGCCAGCGCGCCGTCTTCGACCAGCTCTTCGATCTCTATTTCCTGACCACCGAGCAGCCGCAGGCGTCGATGCCCGCCACCCCGGAATCCATTGCCTCGCTGCGGGATCGCCTGGTGGCTGCGCTGGCTGACGACGATCCCCAAGCGACCGCCGAACTCGCCCGCCAGGCGCTGACCGAACTCGGCACCTATGGGGGAGCGGGCTCCGGACAATCCAGCACACCCGTCACCACCGCGTCCGGCGCCGGCTGGTCCTCCTACCTGACCATGAAATCCCTTCGCCCCGAAGAGCTTGTGGACCGTGTCGCCGCCGAGATGGGCGGCTCGTCGCCCCTCGACAGCACCGTCCACACCATCGAAGCCAACCGCCGCCTCAACAGATTCCGCACCGCCGTCCAATCCGAGGCCCGCCTGCGCTCCGCCCAACTCCGCGGCACCGAATACATCGCCCGCCGCGGCGTCGACACCAGCTCCGACCAAATCGATTTCCTCGGCGCCCGCGAACAGGACCTCGCCGAAATGCGCCGCCTCGTAAACCCTTTGGCCCGCAAACTGGCCACCCGCCTGGCCGCCCGCCGCCGCAAATCCGTCCGCGGCCACATCGACATGCGCCGCACCCTGCGCCGCTCCATGGCCACCGGCGGCGTCCCCATCGACCCCGTCCTGCGCGCCCGCAAACACGGCCGCCCCGACCTCGTAGTCCTCGCCGACCTCTCCGGCTCCGTCACCGGCTTCTCCGAGTTCACCCTCCAACTCGTCCAAGCCCTGCAAGACCAATTCACCAAGGTCCGCAGCTTCGGCTTCATCGACACCTGCGACGAAATCACCCCCCACTTCACCCCCGGCGACCCACCCACCACCGGCCTCGCCGCCCGAATCATCCGCGAAGCCAACGTAACTCGCTACGGCAGCTCCAACTACGGCGAAGCCCTCCAAGGGTTTGTGGATCAGTACCTCGAAGCCCTAGGCCCCCGCACCTCCCTGCTCATCCTCGGCGACGCCCGCACCAACCGCACCAACCCCAACCTCGAAGCACTCCAGGTGATGTGCGACCGAGCAAAACACGCCTACTGGCTGAACCCAGAACCCTCCCGCTCCTGGTCCACGGGCGACTCCGCCGCTGAGGTGTACGCCGAGCACGTGACGATGCACGAGTGCCGGAACGTCAAACAGTTAGCCGAGGTCATCGGACGTCTCTTGCCCGCATGA
- a CDS encoding AAA family ATPase: protein MSKFFDSVDAVTQRLTEAGYIPSLDIATAVFLAGHLGKPLLIEGPAGVGKTELAKAVAAAAAADLIRLQCYEGIDEARALYEWNHAKQLLRITSERADWDNTRDHVFTDEFLLARPLLAAIRNPDPTVLLIDELDKADVELEGLLLEVLGDYQVSIPELGTITAVRAPFVLVTSNANRDLSDALKRRCLYLHIDYPTAELERAIVRMKVPELDEALGEPLVRVVGALRELSLRKPPSVAETVDWARTLVALGARAVTGNVIRSTLGVLLKYQADHRIASEKLGLGESDEGASR from the coding sequence ATGAGTAAGTTCTTTGACTCCGTCGACGCGGTCACGCAGCGGCTCACCGAGGCCGGGTACATCCCGTCCCTCGATATCGCCACCGCGGTCTTCCTCGCCGGACACCTCGGCAAGCCCCTCCTGATCGAGGGGCCGGCCGGCGTCGGCAAAACCGAGCTCGCCAAGGCCGTCGCCGCCGCGGCGGCCGCCGACCTCATCCGGCTGCAATGCTACGAAGGCATCGACGAGGCCCGCGCCCTCTACGAGTGGAACCACGCCAAACAGCTGCTGCGCATCACATCCGAACGCGCGGACTGGGACAACACCCGCGACCACGTCTTCACCGACGAATTCCTGCTCGCCCGCCCGCTGCTCGCCGCCATCCGCAACCCCGACCCCACCGTGCTGCTCATCGACGAACTCGACAAAGCCGACGTGGAACTCGAAGGGCTGCTGCTCGAGGTCCTCGGCGACTATCAGGTCAGCATCCCCGAACTCGGCACCATCACCGCCGTCCGTGCGCCGTTCGTCCTCGTCACCTCCAACGCCAACCGCGACCTCTCCGACGCCCTGAAACGCCGCTGCCTGTACCTCCACATCGACTACCCCACAGCCGAATTGGAGCGAGCCATCGTCCGGATGAAGGTGCCGGAGCTCGACGAAGCGCTCGGCGAACCCCTGGTGCGGGTCGTCGGCGCGCTACGCGAACTGTCGCTGCGCAAGCCGCCGTCGGTCGCCGAAACCGTCGACTGGGCAAGGACTCTCGTCGCGCTGGGCGCTCGCGCCGTCACCGGCAACGTGATCCGCTCGACGCTTGGGGTGCTGCTGAAATATCAAGCGGACCACCGGATTGCGAGCGAGAAGCTGGGGTTGGGGGAGTCGGACGAAGGTGCGTCGAGATGA
- a CDS encoding PPOX class F420-dependent oxidoreductase, with product MIFTDIERAYLASQQLARLATVSAKGAPQLTALGFRLNADDTIDIGGPNHVATQRYKNILGNPRVSLLIDDMTPDEPGAVKPGWGRGIEIRGVVETLMVDVPPVAPDWFSNDIIRIHPRRIKSWHLDPANPDGESRNVG from the coding sequence ATGATCTTCACCGACATCGAACGCGCCTATCTCGCGAGTCAGCAGCTTGCCCGCCTCGCCACCGTCTCCGCCAAGGGCGCACCGCAGCTCACCGCTTTGGGGTTCCGGCTCAACGCGGACGACACCATCGATATCGGTGGGCCGAATCATGTTGCGACGCAACGCTACAAGAACATTCTCGGGAACCCGCGGGTCAGCCTGCTGATCGACGACATGACGCCGGACGAGCCGGGCGCCGTCAAACCCGGCTGGGGTCGCGGCATCGAGATCCGCGGCGTGGTGGAAACACTGATGGTGGACGTGCCGCCGGTCGCGCCGGACTGGTTCTCGAACGACATCATCCGCATCCACCCCCGCCGGATCAAGAGCTGGCACCTCGACCCCGCCAACCCGGACGGGGAGTCACGCAACGTCGGCTGA
- a CDS encoding cation:proton antiporter, which yields MFIAIAATMTVILIWSCLSRTMARWKVTAPLAMVVVGAVVSWSSDHWLTAAINTDTAQRIVEFILALFLFTDATEVRDGLSGRRHTGIFRLLFLAFPLSLGAAYLLGFVLLPGVSWTVLLLIACIVIPIDLVPAQAIVRDLRVPERVRHALNVESGFNDGLVAPIFLFALAAAEASADSDQALNALGHAVPAVVKSILIGLSIGALAGYCMTFAARKRWTDARAVRIGTIAIPVLTYSVAVWLDGNGFVAAFLAGIAYSTTRHELPGEPLQSTEDVAEFSGLAMWFIVGNVAAATLSWLSWQVIVYGLLALTLVRLVPVALSLLGSPFTRRERLMIGLLGPRGVASIVFALLAFNGLRNDDDAFLVIGVTLVVVVGSVILHGIGAPLIAERLGKRRRDKGIAGGHN from the coding sequence ATGTTCATTGCGATCGCCGCGACGATGACGGTCATCCTGATCTGGTCGTGCCTGTCCCGGACGATGGCGCGCTGGAAGGTGACCGCACCGCTGGCGATGGTGGTGGTCGGTGCGGTGGTCAGCTGGAGCAGCGACCACTGGCTGACCGCGGCGATCAACACCGACACGGCGCAGCGGATCGTCGAATTCATCTTGGCGCTGTTTCTTTTCACCGATGCGACCGAGGTGCGCGACGGTCTGTCCGGGCGGCGGCACACCGGGATATTCCGATTGCTCTTCCTCGCCTTCCCGCTGAGCCTCGGTGCCGCGTATCTGCTCGGATTCGTACTGCTGCCCGGTGTTTCGTGGACCGTGCTGCTGTTGATCGCGTGCATCGTGATCCCCATCGACCTGGTGCCCGCGCAGGCGATCGTGCGGGATCTGCGGGTGCCGGAACGGGTTCGGCACGCGCTCAACGTGGAGAGCGGATTCAACGACGGACTCGTCGCCCCGATCTTCCTGTTCGCGCTGGCGGCGGCGGAGGCCAGCGCGGACTCCGACCAGGCGCTGAACGCCCTCGGTCACGCGGTGCCCGCGGTGGTGAAGTCGATCCTCATCGGACTGTCCATCGGGGCGCTGGCCGGATATTGCATGACGTTCGCCGCCCGCAAACGCTGGACGGACGCGCGCGCCGTGCGCATCGGGACGATCGCGATCCCCGTGCTCACCTACAGCGTCGCGGTCTGGCTCGACGGCAACGGATTCGTGGCGGCCTTCCTGGCGGGCATCGCCTACAGCACGACCCGGCACGAACTCCCCGGCGAGCCACTGCAATCGACCGAGGACGTCGCCGAGTTCTCCGGCCTGGCAATGTGGTTCATCGTCGGCAATGTGGCGGCGGCGACGCTGTCCTGGCTCAGCTGGCAGGTCATCGTGTACGGCCTGCTTGCGTTGACGCTGGTCCGCCTGGTGCCGGTCGCGCTCTCGTTGCTCGGTTCACCGTTCACCAGGCGGGAGCGGCTCATGATCGGCCTGCTCGGGCCGCGCGGTGTGGCGTCGATCGTGTTCGCGCTGCTGGCCTTCAACGGTTTGCGCAACGATGACGACGCGTTCCTCGTGATCGGCGTGACCCTGGTGGTGGTCGTCGGCAGCGTGATCCTGCACGGCATCGGGGCGCCGCTGATCGCGGAACGTCTCGGTAAGCGACGGCGCGACAAAGGAATAGCCGGCGGGCATAATTGA
- the ilvC gene encoding ketol-acid reductoisomerase — protein MFYDDDADLSIIQGRKVAVIGYGSQGHAHSLSLRDSGVEVRVGLAEGSKSRPKAEEAGLTVGTPAEVSAWADVIMVLAPDTAQASIFTNDIEPNLKDGDALFFGHGLNIHFGLIKAPEFITVAMVAPKGPGHLVRRQFVDGKGVPALIAVDQDPKGEGQALALSYAKAIGGARAGVIKTTFKEETETDLFGEQAVLCGGTEELVKTGFEVMVEAGYAPEMAYFEVLHELKLIVDLMYEGGIARMNYSVSDTAEFGGYLSGPRVIDADTKKRMQDILKDIQDGTFVKRLVANVEGGNKELEGLRKQNAEHPIEVTGAKLRGLMSWVDRPITETA, from the coding sequence ATGTTCTACGACGACGACGCCGACCTGTCGATCATCCAGGGCCGCAAGGTCGCTGTCATCGGCTACGGCAGCCAGGGCCACGCGCACTCGCTGAGCCTGCGCGACTCCGGTGTCGAGGTCCGCGTCGGCCTCGCGGAGGGTTCGAAGTCGCGGCCCAAGGCCGAGGAGGCGGGCCTGACCGTCGGTACGCCGGCCGAGGTTTCGGCGTGGGCCGACGTGATCATGGTGCTGGCCCCCGACACCGCTCAGGCGTCGATCTTCACCAACGACATCGAGCCCAACCTGAAGGACGGCGACGCGCTGTTCTTCGGCCACGGCCTCAACATCCACTTCGGCCTGATCAAGGCGCCGGAGTTCATCACCGTCGCGATGGTCGCGCCGAAGGGCCCGGGCCACCTGGTGCGTCGTCAGTTCGTCGACGGCAAGGGCGTGCCCGCGCTGATCGCGGTCGACCAGGATCCGAAGGGTGAGGGTCAGGCGCTGGCCCTGTCCTACGCGAAGGCGATCGGTGGCGCGCGCGCCGGCGTCATCAAGACCACCTTCAAGGAAGAGACCGAGACCGACCTGTTCGGCGAGCAGGCCGTGCTGTGCGGCGGCACCGAGGAACTGGTCAAGACAGGTTTCGAGGTCATGGTCGAGGCCGGTTACGCGCCGGAGATGGCGTACTTCGAGGTGCTGCACGAGCTCAAGCTCATCGTCGACCTGATGTACGAGGGCGGTATCGCCCGGATGAACTACTCGGTCTCCGATACCGCCGAGTTCGGTGGCTACCTGTCGGGCCCGCGGGTCATCGACGCCGACACCAAGAAGCGGATGCAGGACATCCTCAAGGACATCCAGGACGGCACCTTCGTCAAGCGCCTCGTCGCGAACGTCGAGGGTGGCAACAAGGAGCTCGAGGGTCTGCGCAAGCAGAACGCCGAGCACCCGATCGAGGTCACCGGCGCCAAGCTGCGCGGCCTGATGAGCTGGGTCGACCGCCCGATCACCGAAACCGCGTAA
- the ilvN gene encoding acetolactate synthase small subunit, translated as MSTTHTLSVLVEDKPGVLARVAALFSRRGFNIESLAVGGTELPEISRMTIVVTVEDLPLEQVTKQLNKLVNVIKIVEQDSDTSVARELILVKVRADASVRTQVIEAVTLFRAKVIDVSPDALTVEATGTRSKLDALLRMLEPYGIREIVQSGVVAVGRGPKSITATR; from the coding sequence GTGAGCACGACACACACTTTGAGTGTGCTGGTCGAGGACAAGCCGGGCGTGCTGGCTCGGGTTGCGGCACTGTTCTCGCGCCGCGGGTTCAATATCGAGTCGCTGGCCGTCGGCGGCACCGAGCTGCCGGAGATCTCCCGGATGACCATCGTCGTCACCGTCGAGGACCTGCCGCTCGAGCAGGTCACCAAGCAGCTCAACAAGCTGGTGAACGTCATCAAGATCGTCGAGCAGGACTCCGACACCTCGGTGGCCCGCGAGCTGATCCTGGTGAAGGTGCGCGCGGATGCCAGCGTGCGGACCCAGGTGATCGAGGCGGTTACGCTCTTCCGGGCGAAAGTGATCGACGTCTCCCCGGACGCGCTCACCGTCGAGGCGACCGGCACCCGGTCCAAGCTCGACGCGCTGCTGCGCATGCTGGAGCCGTACGGCATCCGGGAGATCGTGCAGTCCGGTGTGGTCGCCGTCGGCCGTGGGCCGAAGTCGATCACGGCGACGCGCTAG